The DNA region TCAGGGAAAGTCCACTTTTCCCACTGTAGCTTGTTTGTTCATCCACTAGGTGGCACTCACTCCCTGGAAATTGAGATCTTTTAACTAGAAGTCATTTATCTCCCTGCCTCAGTAgatgaaggaaaataaaatactcCCGAAATGTGCAGTGTGCTTGTTTTAATGGTGAATGTCAGTGCATGTGGCAAAAGGAGCCCATGGAGAAGCAGAACAAGTCCACATATCATCTTCAGCCCAACAAAAGGCGTTCTATAGGGAGATTCATTCAAAAgtggccctgaatattctgttgtaactcccgttaggatgaagcagtCTGAACCAAAAGAATACGCTCtttaccttgacgtatgtgtatgCAATGCTGGAAGaggtttccattttctgccagacacactTCGAAGCGGTggtccatgttcctgaacgtaccGGCAAGGGTCTCGGgtggggaatagcagcaatttcacattggatgttttccttcaaatcttccacagtgccaggcttgttctgatagacttttcctttgagcagaccccaaaggaagaagtctggtggtgtctgaTCCGGCgactgtggtggccaaagcccctttgaaatgacccaGTTGCCGAAAGAAGACtccatttctgccatgctccttgcccgatgtgtgacacgttgctccatcttgctggaagtcaccttccgttaactcacgatcatccagttgattctgacgtcacttaaacgaattggtgacccaataggtttgcaccatgaagacgcgctgctcagttctgtacaccaccatcctgatgagaggTCGCGTGACTGACTGAAGGGGTACGAGCGGGATGCACACACAAGTTGCAAATGACTGTCCGacgcctacctcatcgctccgacgaaggggcatcccggcttgttcaGAGCTCCAtacactgaggagcacattgctcGTTGTTTCGTTCAGGTCACGTCATCCTAGCGGGAGccattacagaatattcggggcctctttcgagtgaaccTCCCTGTATAATTCATCCATTGGCAGACCTCCTACTTTCTTAAAAGGCTTAATAAGACACAGCTATACAGGTTCTCATAAACTAAAAAGCCCCTCCAGGATAAACTGTGTTTCTTGAGACGGTAGTGGCCAGGCGTGTAGGGTCAGAGTTGGGGGGCCTCAAGAGTCTGAAGTGCTTTTATAAGCAGGACCTCCAACTCCACTGTCCTTTCCTGAATTTAGATTAAGAGAACATCATAAAAtggccagctaattaaatgagatcagttagatGGAAAATGAGTCACTGATTATCAAACTGAGTGGGACAGAAAGCTGCAGCCATGGAGGGgttcccaggactgagtttgaggacCACTGCTATGTGAGATGATGGTGAGGGTCGTACTTTACAATGCTATGTATCAATACACCCAgacatttcagaataataatggGGCCCATGAAAACTACGGTTCAAAACTAAAGCTGGAGGCAGAGTTGTACTTATTAAACTTTCTTCAACATCTCCACAAGCCTGGTGGTACCGCATCGCAACATTGATTGGCACAGCTAGTGTCCCTAACACAAGTTCTGTGTCAAATCAGGATTTGCAGCTCCACAGGCTCCTTGTGTTTCTGCGCCCACTCTGTGTGTGTTGCCTCATTTCACCTTTTGTTTGTCTCCTCAACAGCACCCCTGGCAGTGGTCCGATGTTCAGAGCCCTGACAGTAGCAGCGGATGAGGAGAACAGCGAGGATGGAAGCTCCTACACGGATGGAGTTACCTGCCTCCTTGGGGAGAAGATTCTTGCTGAAGATGGCCACGCTCCCAACTGTAGTCCGCCCTCCAGTGAGACTTCATCCAAACCTGCCAATGCTGTAGCTGGTAGCACACCGCTCTCCTTGAATGCCAGCCTGCTGCCCAAGGTGGGGGTCTCTTTCTCCTTCGCTAAAAAGGCTCCCATTAAACTGGAGACCACAGCTTCTGTTTTCAAAGATTTGGGGGAGGAGGTGTCTGTAGAAGAAGGCCAGAAGGACGAGGGCAAGGTGGCCAGCGACCCCACTCCAGTTGTGAACACCTCCGACTCGGAGAGCCCCAGTGCATCTCAGCTGACGCCCGTTGGATGTGAAGATGAGCAGCAGGACGCCGAAGGAGGAGCCCTTGCCTCCACGCTATCAAaactgaagatgatgatgaagaaagaagaagGTTACAGTCAGCAGGAGCCGCAGTACTACCACTACATGCCTCCGGCTCACTGCAAGGTCAAGCCCAACTTTCAGTTCATGCTTTTCATGAAAGCTTCGGACCAGAGTGGCTGTCCTCTGGTTGACGAAACCTGTGAGCTCCCCAAAGAGATGGACGAAGCAGGCGATGGAGAGCGAAAGACGGAAACCCCCAAACAACCGGACGTTCAAGCCGACGAAGCATGCAAGGAGAGTAATGACCCGGAGAAGCCGCAGCAACCACCAGCACAGTCCAAGGCCAACAACGGCAAGAGTAAAGAGGTGGGCAGCTCCTCAAAAGCACAGCCCTCTCCGGCCTCTCAGGTCTCTGACAAGCAGCCGGCCACCAAAAGCGAGCAGGCCGATGGTCCGCGACGTTCCCTGGGGCCTTTCTTCCCGGTACTGAGTAAAGACGAGAGCACCACCCTACAGTGGCCTTCTGAGCTCCTTGAATTCACCAGCGCCCAGCCCTCTCTGTCGTACAGCTGTAACCCTCTTTACTTCGACTTTAAGCTTTCGAGAAACAAAGATGGCAGGGCGAAGCAAAATGCAGAGAAGGTCGCCGCCGCCGCCGAACAGCCTGCTGCCCCGAACACTGACAAGGAGGGACAAGGACCCAGTGAGCCCAGTCCAGTGACAAAGAAAGACAAGGCGACCAAGGCCcacaaggccaaaaaaaaaaaaaagcacaaaaagtcGTCCAAACGGCCCAGCCGCAAAGAGCGCAATGGCGAAAAGGAGAAAGGCGCGGCAGCGGGGACATCGGAAACCGCCGCCAGCGAAAAgtccaaaaagaagaagaaacgcAAGCAGAAGAAAAGCAAGAGCAGAGCATCTGAGGAGCGGGAGAACAGCAACCAGGCAGCTGGTGAGGCAGAGACAGCCGAGGTAAGCGAAGGGGCCAAAAGGAAGCGCCCCCTTCAGGAGGAGTCCCAGAAGGCCACAGGCGGAGAGCACTCGGCCTCACCCGACCGGCACAGCAGTGCAAAGCGGCACCGGCCAGACGGGGCCGAGGCTACGACGTCCTCTGCTCTAAGGAAGCCCTCGTCCAGCCCTGCCCGGCGCAGCCGAAGCCGTCAGCCCAGCAGTGAGGAAGATGAAAGTGAGGATGGCCAGCACCAGCGTCGAAAAGCATCATCCCGGCCGGCCCACCGCCGACGGCATCACAGTGGGGCCTACGACTCGGAGCGCTCGCGGAGCCGGTCTTCGCGCAGAGGTGGTCGCCGCCACGGTCGACGGGCCTCGTCCCACAGCCGTTCCTACTCCAGCAGCTCCGAACACTCATCTGACAGGAGCAGTCCCTACAGCAGCCACAGGGGGCGCAGTTACTCGGACAGCTACAGCGACTACAGTGAACGGTCGCGCCAGCGCCGCTGGTCCAAGCACTCTCCCACCTCCGACTCCGACTACGAACGCTCCCATCGTGGAGGGCGCCGCTCCCGCAGGCGCAGGTACTCGACATCGGAGGAATCCAGCCGCTCGAGAAGCAATAGTCGTGGCCGAAGCAGCCGCCGCAGGCGCAGCAGCCACCACCGCAGCTCGTGCAGCAGCAGCCGCAGCCCCAGCTGGAAGCGCAGCCGCAGCAGCTACAGCCGTAGCTCGGGGAGCCGCTCCCGCCGCTCGTCCAGCTCCACCAAAGGGTCTTCCCGAGGGGGCCACCACCACCGAGACAGCTCAGCCGATCGCCCAGAAGGTCGCAGAAGGGACTTCATCCGCTCCAAAATTTACCGATCGCAGTCCCCACAGAGTTCGTCCCGCACCCCGGCATCCAAGAAGAAGGAGGAGGGCAGCGGCACCGTGGGAAGCGGAGCTGCAGACGCCGAGCCCAGCAGTCTGGAGGAGAGGAACTCGCTCACGGCACGGCTGCTTCTCGAGAAGGTGCAGTCTCGCAAGGGGCCAGATGAGGGCGCCACCACCTCTACGAAGGCGGGCATCAAGCTGAAGAACCCACCGCAGGGCTACTTCGGACCCAAACTGCCTCCCTCGCTGGGGAACAAAGCCGTCTTGCCACTCTTTGGAAAGCTCCCGGCCGTGAAGAAGCCTGTGCTGCTGCGGCGGCCGGAGGAGACCGGCCCGGAAAAGGTAGAGGAGGTGGAGGCTCCCGAAGCGGCAGCCATCGAGACGGTCATCGTGGAGCCCATCCGTGAATTTCCACCGCCACCCCCTCCTCTGCCGCCTCCACAGCTGGAAGAAAACGGGCAGGCACCTGAGGAGGAAGTGCCAGCTGAAGTGCCACCAGCCGCCCCCGAGGCTCCTGCCTGCCTCTTCCAGCCCGAGCCCGCCCTGCTCATGCCACCCTTCTCGTGTGAGGCTTCAGAAGCCCCGGACAAGCCCCTGCCACCAGAGCTGCAGGCCTTCCCTGCCTACGTGGAGGCAGAGGAGCCCGATGCCGAAGACGAGTCATCCCTGGCACCGCTGGAGAGCCAACCAATCACCTTCACGCCCGAGGAGATGGAGAAGTACAGCAAGCTGCAGCAGGCGGCCCAGCAGCACATTCAGCAGCAGCTTCTCGCCAAGCAAGTCAAGAGCTTccccgctgctgctgctgccgccgctGCCGCGGCTGCCAATCTGGCCCAAGCACCTGCC from Erpetoichthys calabaricus chromosome 14, fErpCal1.3, whole genome shotgun sequence includes:
- the gpatch8 gene encoding G patch domain-containing protein 8 isoform X3; translated protein: MGVGRMEMEMDYAEDCTEKRRVLEVEKEDTEELRQKYKDFAEKEKAIAKALEDMRANFYCELCDKQYQKHQEFDNHINSYDHAHKQRLKELKQREFARNVSSRSRRDEKKQEKALRRLHELAEQRKQTDSTPGSGPMFRALTVAADEENSEDGSSYTDGVTCLLGEKILAEDGHAPNCSPPSSETSSKPANAVAGSTPLSLNASLLPKVGVSFSFAKKAPIKLETTASVFKDLGEEVSVEEGQKDEGKVASDPTPVVNTSDSESPSASQLTPVGCEDEQQDAEGGALASTLSKLKMMMKKEEGYSQQEPQYYHYMPPAHCKVKPNFQFMLFMKASDQSGCPLVDETCELPKEMDEAGDGERKTETPKQPDVQADEACKESNDPEKPQQPPAQSKANNGKSKEVGSSSKAQPSPASQVSDKQPATKSEQADGPRRSLGPFFPVLSKDESTTLQWPSELLEFTSAQPSLSYSCNPLYFDFKLSRNKDGRAKQNAEKVAAAAEQPAAPNTDKEGQGPSEPSPVTKKDKATKAHKAKKKKKHKKSSKRPSRKERNGEKEKGAAAGTSETAASEKSKKKKKRKQKKSKSRASEERENSNQAAGEAETAEVSEGAKRKRPLQEESQKATGGEHSASPDRHSSAKRHRPDGAEATTSSALRKPSSSPARRSRSRQPSSEEDESEDGQHQRRKASSRPAHRRRHHSGAYDSERSRSRSSRRGGRRHGRRASSHSRSYSSSSEHSSDRSSPYSSHRGRSYSDSYSDYSERSRQRRWSKHSPTSDSDYERSHRGGRRSRRRRYSTSEESSRSRSNSRGRSSRRRRSSHHRSSCSSSRSPSWKRSRSSYSRSSGSRSRRSSSSTKGSSRGGHHHRDSSADRPEGRRRDFIRSKIYRSQSPQSSSRTPASKKKEEGSGTVGSGAADAEPSSLEERNSLTARLLLEKVQSRKGPDEGATTSTKAGIKLKNPPQGYFGPKLPPSLGNKAVLPLFGKLPAVKKPVLLRRPEETGPEKVEEVEAPEAAAIETVIVEPIREFPPPPPPLPPPQLEENGQAPEEEVPAEVPPAAPEAPACLFQPEPALLMPPFSCEASEAPDKPLPPELQAFPAYVEAEEPDAEDESSLAPLESQPITFTPEEMEKYSKLQQAAQQHIQQQLLAKQVKSFPAAAAAAAAAAANLAQAPALQPLHIQQPPAAASATSITTVQHAILQHHAAAAAAIGIHPHPHHPHPQQLAQVHHIPQHHLTPISLSPLGHSLIPAHPAAFLSSHPIHIIPASAFHHTPLALHHVPHTALYPTLFTPRPTAAAAAAALHLHPLLHPIFSGQDLQHPPNHGS
- the gpatch8 gene encoding G patch domain-containing protein 8 isoform X1, translating into MADRFSRFNEDRDFQGNHFDQYEDGQLEIEQASLDKPIESDNIGHRLLQKHGWKLGQGLGKTMQGRTDPIPIILKYDVMGVGRMEMEMDYAEDCTEKRRVLEVEKEDTEELRQKYKDFAEKEKAIAKALEDMRANFYCELCDKQYQKHQEFDNHINSYDHAHKQRLKELKQREFARNVSSRSRRDEKKQEKALRRLHELAEQRKQTDSTPGSGPMFRALTVAADEENSEDGSSYTDGVTCLLGEKILAEDGHAPNCSPPSSETSSKPANAVAGSTPLSLNASLLPKVGVSFSFAKKAPIKLETTASVFKDLGEEVSVEEGQKDEGKVASDPTPVVNTSDSESPSASQLTPVGCEDEQQDAEGGALASTLSKLKMMMKKEEGYSQQEPQYYHYMPPAHCKVKPNFQFMLFMKASDQSGCPLVDETCELPKEMDEAGDGERKTETPKQPDVQADEACKESNDPEKPQQPPAQSKANNGKSKEVGSSSKAQPSPASQVSDKQPATKSEQADGPRRSLGPFFPVLSKDESTTLQWPSELLEFTSAQPSLSYSCNPLYFDFKLSRNKDGRAKQNAEKVAAAAEQPAAPNTDKEGQGPSEPSPVTKKDKATKAHKAKKKKKHKKSSKRPSRKERNGEKEKGAAAGTSETAASEKSKKKKKRKQKKSKSRASEERENSNQAAGEAETAEVSEGAKRKRPLQEESQKATGGEHSASPDRHSSAKRHRPDGAEATTSSALRKPSSSPARRSRSRQPSSEEDESEDGQHQRRKASSRPAHRRRHHSGAYDSERSRSRSSRRGGRRHGRRASSHSRSYSSSSEHSSDRSSPYSSHRGRSYSDSYSDYSERSRQRRWSKHSPTSDSDYERSHRGGRRSRRRRYSTSEESSRSRSNSRGRSSRRRRSSHHRSSCSSSRSPSWKRSRSSYSRSSGSRSRRSSSSTKGSSRGGHHHRDSSADRPEGRRRDFIRSKIYRSQSPQSSSRTPASKKKEEGSGTVGSGAADAEPSSLEERNSLTARLLLEKVQSRKGPDEGATTSTKAGIKLKNPPQGYFGPKLPPSLGNKAVLPLFGKLPAVKKPVLLRRPEETGPEKVEEVEAPEAAAIETVIVEPIREFPPPPPPLPPPQLEENGQAPEEEVPAEVPPAAPEAPACLFQPEPALLMPPFSCEASEAPDKPLPPELQAFPAYVEAEEPDAEDESSLAPLESQPITFTPEEMEKYSKLQQAAQQHIQQQLLAKQVKSFPAAAAAAAAAAANLAQAPALQPLHIQQPPAAASATSITTVQHAILQHHAAAAAAIGIHPHPHHPHPQQLAQVHHIPQHHLTPISLSPLGHSLIPAHPAAFLSSHPIHIIPASAFHHTPLALHHVPHTALYPTLFTPRPTAAAAAAALHLHPLLHPIFSGQDLQHPPNHGS
- the gpatch8 gene encoding G patch domain-containing protein 8 isoform X2, which gives rise to MQGRTDPIPIILKYDVMGVGRMEMEMDYAEDCTEKRRVLEVEKEDTEELRQKYKDFAEKEKAIAKALEDMRANFYCELCDKQYQKHQEFDNHINSYDHAHKQRLKELKQREFARNVSSRSRRDEKKQEKALRRLHELAEQRKQTDSTPGSGPMFRALTVAADEENSEDGSSYTDGVTCLLGEKILAEDGHAPNCSPPSSETSSKPANAVAGSTPLSLNASLLPKVGVSFSFAKKAPIKLETTASVFKDLGEEVSVEEGQKDEGKVASDPTPVVNTSDSESPSASQLTPVGCEDEQQDAEGGALASTLSKLKMMMKKEEGYSQQEPQYYHYMPPAHCKVKPNFQFMLFMKASDQSGCPLVDETCELPKEMDEAGDGERKTETPKQPDVQADEACKESNDPEKPQQPPAQSKANNGKSKEVGSSSKAQPSPASQVSDKQPATKSEQADGPRRSLGPFFPVLSKDESTTLQWPSELLEFTSAQPSLSYSCNPLYFDFKLSRNKDGRAKQNAEKVAAAAEQPAAPNTDKEGQGPSEPSPVTKKDKATKAHKAKKKKKHKKSSKRPSRKERNGEKEKGAAAGTSETAASEKSKKKKKRKQKKSKSRASEERENSNQAAGEAETAEVSEGAKRKRPLQEESQKATGGEHSASPDRHSSAKRHRPDGAEATTSSALRKPSSSPARRSRSRQPSSEEDESEDGQHQRRKASSRPAHRRRHHSGAYDSERSRSRSSRRGGRRHGRRASSHSRSYSSSSEHSSDRSSPYSSHRGRSYSDSYSDYSERSRQRRWSKHSPTSDSDYERSHRGGRRSRRRRYSTSEESSRSRSNSRGRSSRRRRSSHHRSSCSSSRSPSWKRSRSSYSRSSGSRSRRSSSSTKGSSRGGHHHRDSSADRPEGRRRDFIRSKIYRSQSPQSSSRTPASKKKEEGSGTVGSGAADAEPSSLEERNSLTARLLLEKVQSRKGPDEGATTSTKAGIKLKNPPQGYFGPKLPPSLGNKAVLPLFGKLPAVKKPVLLRRPEETGPEKVEEVEAPEAAAIETVIVEPIREFPPPPPPLPPPQLEENGQAPEEEVPAEVPPAAPEAPACLFQPEPALLMPPFSCEASEAPDKPLPPELQAFPAYVEAEEPDAEDESSLAPLESQPITFTPEEMEKYSKLQQAAQQHIQQQLLAKQVKSFPAAAAAAAAAAANLAQAPALQPLHIQQPPAAASATSITTVQHAILQHHAAAAAAIGIHPHPHHPHPQQLAQVHHIPQHHLTPISLSPLGHSLIPAHPAAFLSSHPIHIIPASAFHHTPLALHHVPHTALYPTLFTPRPTAAAAAAALHLHPLLHPIFSGQDLQHPPNHGS